A genome region from Arachidicoccus soli includes the following:
- a CDS encoding Sec-independent protein translocase subunit TatA/TatB, with protein sequence MGEIGFSEILLIAVVVLVLFGSKKIPDFMRGLGKGVREFNDAKDNVRKELENGMKEKDKAQEPTETNTPSPDEK encoded by the coding sequence ATGGGCGAGATAGGTTTTTCAGAAATATTATTAATAGCCGTAGTAGTATTAGTTTTATTTGGCAGTAAAAAGATACCTGATTTCATGCGGGGCTTGGGAAAGGGCGTAAGGGAATTTAATGATGCCAAAGACAATGTGCGTAAAGAATTGGAAAATGGCATGAAAGAAAAAGATAAAGCACAGGAGCCCACCGAAACAAATACACCTTCTCCTGATGAAAAATAG
- a CDS encoding aminodeoxychorismate synthase component I, which produces MNLLYEKKTPFFFIVDFLCNKTEIIPLDETTEKNIFFATPKKENISEEIKTKKKLEWEKYPISKSEYEKQFEQVKTAIQAGDTYLINLTCTTPVRTNYSLKELFSHGDAKYKLYYKDIFIHFSPEPFIQISKEKIFSYPMKGTIDGALEDAETNILSSEKELREQFTIVDLIRNDLSIVASNVRVDDFRYLEKITTNQKELLSVSSKISGNIRADFLNSPGNIFAKLLPAGSISGAPKVKTLEIIAQTETHERNYYTGVWGIFDGAEIDSCVIIRYIENTENGMVFKSGGGITSLSNLNAEYQEMIDKIYVPIY; this is translated from the coding sequence ATGAATCTATTGTATGAAAAGAAAACACCATTTTTCTTTATCGTAGATTTTTTGTGCAACAAAACAGAAATAATTCCTTTAGATGAAACAACAGAAAAAAATATATTCTTCGCTACACCAAAGAAGGAAAATATTTCTGAAGAAATAAAAACAAAGAAAAAATTAGAATGGGAGAAATACCCAATATCTAAATCAGAATATGAAAAACAATTTGAGCAAGTAAAAACAGCTATTCAAGCCGGCGACACTTATCTCATAAATCTTACTTGTACAACACCTGTGAGAACGAATTATAGTCTGAAGGAACTTTTTAGTCATGGAGATGCAAAATATAAATTGTATTATAAAGATATTTTTATACATTTCTCTCCAGAACCTTTTATACAAATTAGCAAAGAAAAAATATTTTCTTATCCTATGAAAGGTACAATTGACGGAGCTTTGGAAGATGCCGAAACGAATATTTTATCCAGTGAAAAAGAGTTGCGGGAACAGTTTACTATTGTAGATTTGATAAGAAATGATTTAAGTATTGTAGCCAGTAATGTACGTGTAGATGATTTTCGTTATTTAGAAAAAATAACAACCAACCAAAAAGAACTATTATCCGTAAGTTCTAAAATAAGCGGAAATATTCGAGCAGATTTTTTAAATAGTCCCGGAAATATTTTTGCCAAACTATTGCCTGCCGGTTCCATTAGTGGTGCGCCCAAAGTCAAAACCTTGGAAATAATAGCACAAACAGAAACCCACGAAAGAAACTATTATACAGGCGTTTGGGGTATATTTGATGGCGCAGAGATTGACAGTTGTGTAATTATTCGTTACATTGAAAACACAGAAAACGGAATGGTTTTTAAAAGTGGCGGAGGCATCACTTCATTGAGCAACTTGAATGCTGAATACCAAGAAATGATAGATAAAATATATGTGCCGATTTATTGA
- a CDS encoding RecQ family ATP-dependent DNA helicase, which yields MMPSPIEILKEFWGFSEFRGQQEKIVNTVLQGKDVLALLPTGGGKSICFQLPALLLDGICIVITPLIALMKDQVESLERKGIPACAIHSGLSNKEVLDVLEDSIAGKYKLLYISPERLDTATFQEIADEMNISLIAVDEAHCISQWGYDFRPSYLHIAELRNHFPKVPIIALTASATPLVQKDIIDNLLFKNYEVFKQSFERKNISFSVIKSNNKLHTLAQLIRQTSKSVIVYCKSRRLTKEISSFLRIENINADFYHAGLAQEIRNKKQEDWINNKTQTIVCTNAFGMGIDKPDVQTVIHYDIPDCLENYYQEAGRAGRNGEKAIAALLYQEQDLYDLEQLPQIRYPSFEMIKKIYQNIGDFLQIPVGIGEGNFYDFDFNTFIKNFKLNALQTIYVIKALEQAGLISFNENIFLPSKVSFTIDKERLYSFEDNYSRFEPLIKFLLRNYGGIYTQYVSVFEKSIAKALYIPVTEIIAQLHSLQKHGVIKYLPQKETPQIFYLTNRASTEFLIFNHNDYLKRKKNFVTSIEKMLSYIHTTTCRNIFICQYFGDETTKACGACDNCIRKKE from the coding sequence ATGATGCCATCTCCTATTGAAATATTAAAAGAGTTTTGGGGTTTCAGCGAATTTCGCGGGCAACAAGAAAAAATTGTAAACACTGTATTGCAAGGAAAAGACGTATTAGCACTTTTACCTACAGGCGGAGGAAAATCAATTTGCTTTCAACTGCCTGCCTTGCTATTGGATGGGATATGTATTGTAATTACACCGCTCATTGCTTTAATGAAAGACCAAGTTGAAAGTCTTGAAAGAAAAGGAATTCCAGCCTGCGCCATTCACTCCGGACTGAGTAATAAAGAGGTTCTAGATGTATTAGAAGATTCGATTGCTGGCAAATACAAACTTCTTTATATTTCGCCGGAACGCCTTGACACAGCTACATTTCAAGAGATTGCAGATGAGATGAATATATCTTTAATTGCCGTAGATGAAGCGCATTGTATTTCACAGTGGGGTTACGATTTCCGACCTTCTTATCTGCATATCGCAGAACTGCGGAATCATTTTCCCAAGGTACCTATTATTGCACTTACAGCTAGCGCTACTCCATTGGTACAGAAAGACATTATAGATAACTTACTATTTAAGAACTATGAAGTTTTCAAACAGTCTTTTGAACGAAAAAATATTTCTTTCTCGGTTATAAAATCTAATAACAAATTGCACACACTTGCTCAACTAATAAGGCAAACATCCAAAAGTGTGATTGTATATTGTAAAAGCAGAAGACTCACCAAAGAAATTAGTTCTTTTTTGCGGATAGAGAATATAAATGCTGATTTCTACCACGCAGGACTCGCACAAGAAATTCGAAATAAAAAGCAGGAAGATTGGATAAACAACAAAACGCAGACAATCGTATGTACCAATGCTTTTGGTATGGGTATCGATAAGCCGGATGTACAGACAGTCATACATTATGACATACCCGACTGTTTGGAAAATTATTATCAGGAAGCTGGACGTGCGGGTCGCAATGGGGAAAAAGCAATAGCTGCATTGCTGTATCAAGAACAAGATTTATACGATTTAGAACAATTGCCGCAAATACGTTATCCTTCATTCGAAATGATCAAAAAAATATACCAAAATATTGGTGATTTTCTACAAATACCTGTCGGCATTGGTGAAGGGAATTTTTATGATTTTGATTTCAATACCTTTATCAAGAACTTTAAATTAAATGCATTACAAACAATATATGTAATCAAAGCTTTGGAGCAAGCCGGGTTGATCTCTTTTAATGAAAACATTTTTCTTCCTTCCAAAGTCAGTTTTACTATTGATAAAGAAAGGCTGTATAGTTTTGAAGATAACTACTCCAGATTTGAACCTCTAATAAAATTCCTGTTAAGAAACTATGGAGGTATTTACACACAATACGTGTCTGTATTTGAAAAGAGTATCGCAAAAGCCCTATACATTCCTGTTACTGAAATAATTGCACAATTGCATTCTTTACAAAAACATGGTGTGATAAAGTATTTGCCGCAAAAAGAAACGCCGCAGATATTCTACTTGACTAATCGGGCGTCAACAGAATTCTTAATATTTAATCACAATGATTACTTAAAAAGAAAAAAAAATTTTGTTACAAGTATCGAAAAAATGCTTTCGTATATCCATACAACTACATGTAGAAATATTTTTATCTGCCAGTATTTTGGTGATGAAACTACTAAGGCATGTGGTGCCTGTGATAATTGTATTCGAAAAAAAGAATAA
- a CDS encoding fatty acid desaturase family protein: MSTPKFAKSATSFHVELKHRINEYFRTTGKSNTGGIRIYSKALFLALSLIYCYIQVVFFTPENTWVNVLLCILIGALVSGIGFNVMHDGGHGSFSKWSAMNKIAAYSAEVVGASQFMWNMKHNVIHHAYTNIDGVDDDIDAKPFLRMASTQKKYKMHKFQHLYFWMFYAILHIYWTLLSDYRKYFTGKIGSTPLKKMKRKDHIMFWSFKAFYYCLFIVIPIVKLGFSKWIIGYLIFSFTAGFILSIVFQLAHTVEDTSFPIPNELTGKLEDEWAIHQLKTTANFATGNKFISWYVGGLNFQVEHHLFPKISHVHYPAINKIVKQACKEYNVTYIEYKRMYQAIYSHVSFLKHMGHIA, encoded by the coding sequence ATGTCTACACCTAAATTTGCAAAATCTGCGACATCGTTTCACGTAGAATTAAAGCATAGAATAAACGAATATTTTCGTACTACTGGAAAGTCCAATACTGGTGGGATACGTATCTATTCTAAAGCATTATTTCTTGCACTTTCCTTAATTTATTGTTATATACAGGTTGTGTTTTTTACACCTGAGAACACTTGGGTTAATGTATTATTATGCATACTAATTGGGGCTTTAGTATCCGGGATCGGATTCAATGTAATGCATGATGGAGGACATGGTAGTTTCAGCAAATGGAGTGCAATGAACAAAATAGCAGCCTATTCTGCGGAAGTAGTTGGCGCAAGCCAATTTATGTGGAATATGAAGCACAATGTTATTCATCATGCTTATACAAATATTGACGGCGTTGATGATGATATTGATGCGAAGCCATTTTTACGTATGGCATCTACACAAAAGAAATACAAAATGCACAAGTTTCAGCATTTATACTTTTGGATGTTTTATGCCATTTTACATATCTATTGGACATTACTAAGTGATTATCGAAAATATTTTACAGGTAAAATAGGCTCCACTCCTCTAAAGAAGATGAAGCGCAAAGATCATATAATGTTTTGGAGTTTTAAAGCATTTTATTATTGCCTATTCATTGTGATACCGATTGTTAAGCTGGGTTTCTCTAAATGGATTATCGGCTACCTAATTTTTAGTTTTACTGCTGGCTTTATTTTAAGTATTGTATTTCAGTTGGCACATACTGTTGAAGATACTTCTTTTCCGATTCCAAATGAGCTTACCGGCAAATTAGAGGACGAATGGGCCATTCATCAACTTAAAACGACCGCAAACTTTGCGACCGGTAATAAATTTATTTCCTGGTATGTAGGCGGGTTAAATTTTCAGGTAGAGCATCATTTGTTCCCGAAAATATCTCATGTGCATTACCCTGCAATTAATAAAATAGTCAAACAAGCCTGCAAAGAATATAATGTTACTTATATTGAATATAAACGTATGTATCAAGCAATCTATTCACATGTAAGCTTCTTAAAACATATGGGGCATATTGCGTAA
- the holA gene encoding DNA polymerase III subunit delta yields MSVEKIISDWENRKFKPFYWLEGEEPFYIDRIMNYAEHQILSESEAEFNLTIFYGRDASWAEVMNACKRFPMFAERQVVLLKEAQYMKDILKLEPYFDSPQFSTTLVVGYKEKKLDARTKLSKTVKKNGELFTSNKIFESKLPEWTNQIVSQRGFSINPKAVHLLVDHIGNDLSRIDNEVNKILINLNGRKNITEEDIENYVGISKEFNVFELQMAIAQKDLPKAIRIIQYFESNPKSAPIQLVLPALYNFFSKVIIASGISGGEKNIAAAIGVSPFFVKDYIMTARNYDPLALEMVLLQLHQCNLRSIGIDQVSTTSSASLLKEMVVKIIR; encoded by the coding sequence ATGTCTGTAGAGAAAATAATTTCTGATTGGGAGAATAGGAAATTCAAACCTTTTTATTGGTTGGAAGGGGAAGAGCCCTTTTATATTGATAGAATAATGAATTATGCCGAGCATCAGATCCTTTCTGAAAGCGAGGCGGAATTTAACCTAACTATCTTTTATGGTCGCGATGCCAGCTGGGCAGAAGTCATGAACGCTTGTAAACGATTTCCAATGTTTGCAGAGCGGCAAGTGGTATTGTTAAAAGAGGCACAGTATATGAAAGACATTCTCAAGTTGGAACCTTATTTTGACAGCCCCCAATTTTCAACCACATTGGTAGTTGGTTATAAAGAAAAAAAACTGGATGCCCGAACAAAACTTTCAAAAACTGTAAAAAAGAATGGTGAGCTATTTACCTCTAACAAGATATTCGAGAGTAAACTACCTGAATGGACAAATCAAATAGTGAGTCAAAGAGGTTTTAGTATTAATCCAAAAGCTGTGCATTTACTCGTAGATCATATTGGCAACGATTTATCAAGAATTGATAATGAAGTAAACAAAATATTAATCAATCTCAATGGTAGAAAAAATATTACGGAAGAAGATATTGAAAATTATGTAGGTATTAGTAAAGAGTTTAATGTGTTCGAGTTGCAAATGGCCATTGCTCAAAAAGATTTACCCAAGGCCATTCGTATTATACAATACTTTGAGAGTAACCCTAAATCGGCACCCATACAATTGGTATTGCCCGCTTTGTACAATTTCTTTAGTAAAGTAATTATTGCCTCTGGTATATCTGGTGGAGAAAAAAATATTGCTGCAGCAATTGGTGTATCACCATTTTTTGTAAAAGACTATATAATGACTGCCCGTAATTACGACCCGCTAGCGCTAGAAATGGTTTTATTGCAATTACATCAATGTAATCTTCGAAGTATTGGAATAGACCAAGTTAGTACAACTTCTTCTGCTTCTTTGTTAAAAGAAATGGTGGTAAAAATTATTCGTTAG
- a CDS encoding anthranilate synthase component II, with product MGTKILIIDHNDSFTYNLVQVLEEAGAEEVVVMRVEAIMWDKVNYFDGIVLSPGPGLPSDYAASFSILKKYAHNKPLLGVCLGLQIIVKYFGGKLFNLNTVQHGKQAEIFKQKDCLLFDKIIFPLKVGLYHSWAMDKNLNVNCLEITSTLNDGTVMSLSHQVYKIDGVQFHPESYMTGQGLQLLQNWLKIVTGY from the coding sequence ATGGGAACAAAAATATTAATAATCGACCATAATGATTCTTTTACTTATAACTTAGTACAAGTTTTAGAAGAGGCAGGAGCCGAAGAAGTTGTTGTAATGCGAGTAGAAGCGATTATGTGGGATAAAGTAAATTATTTCGACGGAATTGTTTTGTCTCCCGGTCCGGGTTTGCCTTCTGATTATGCTGCAAGTTTCTCCATTTTAAAAAAATATGCGCATAATAAACCCTTGTTAGGTGTTTGCCTCGGATTGCAAATAATTGTTAAATATTTTGGAGGGAAATTGTTCAATTTGAACACCGTACAACATGGAAAGCAAGCTGAGATTTTTAAACAAAAAGATTGCCTTTTATTTGATAAAATAATCTTTCCACTTAAGGTAGGTTTGTATCATTCCTGGGCAATGGATAAAAATCTAAATGTCAATTGCTTGGAAATAACTTCTACTTTAAATGACGGAACGGTCATGTCCTTAAGCCATCAAGTATACAAAATAGATGGTGTACAGTTTCATCCCGAATCGTATATGACTGGACAAGGGTTACAATTATTACAAAACTGGCTAAAGATTGTGACTGGATATTAA
- a CDS encoding sugar phosphate nucleotidyltransferase: protein MKAIIPVAGTGAKLRPHTYTQPKALLPLAGKTILSFIVDQLNQAGIDEFIFIIGYLGEKIQEYISQDYPNLKCQYVFQSERQGTGQAISLTKDLVGDEEVLIVMGDTICDFDVQEVLSSPYSMIGIQKVDDPRGFGVAEVDASGFVTQLIEKPVIPMSNTALVGFYKIKEPATMYACLSHIFSEKITTEGQYHLTDALQCMLKRGTKIKTFKVKHWYDCGRKETLLETNALLLKKVGNSIHASAQIENSIILPPVSIGADSKLTNTIIGPHASIGSNTSITQSVVRDCIIGSFSNLHEVVLDNSLIGNDASVKGLSRNLNIGDNTEIDFG from the coding sequence ATGAAAGCAATAATACCCGTCGCGGGCACCGGAGCAAAACTGCGTCCCCATACATATACTCAACCCAAAGCCTTATTGCCTTTGGCCGGCAAAACTATCTTAAGCTTTATTGTAGATCAGCTTAATCAGGCAGGTATTGATGAATTTATTTTTATCATAGGCTATTTGGGAGAAAAAATTCAAGAATATATCTCCCAGGACTATCCCAACTTAAAATGTCAATATGTTTTTCAATCAGAAAGACAAGGTACAGGTCAAGCAATTTCTCTTACGAAAGATTTAGTGGGTGATGAAGAAGTTTTGATTGTAATGGGTGATACAATTTGCGACTTTGACGTGCAAGAAGTGTTAAGTAGCCCTTACTCGATGATTGGGATTCAGAAAGTTGACGATCCTCGTGGATTTGGTGTAGCCGAAGTAGACGCCTCAGGCTTTGTAACACAACTAATCGAAAAGCCGGTAATACCTATGAGCAATACTGCATTGGTAGGTTTTTATAAAATCAAAGAGCCGGCAACGATGTATGCTTGTCTATCACATATTTTTTCAGAAAAAATTACGACGGAAGGGCAGTATCATTTAACAGATGCACTTCAATGTATGCTTAAGCGCGGGACGAAAATAAAAACTTTTAAGGTAAAACATTGGTACGATTGTGGGCGAAAAGAAACACTGCTAGAAACCAACGCACTTTTGCTAAAAAAAGTGGGCAATTCCATTCATGCATCTGCACAAATCGAAAACTCGATTATCCTTCCTCCGGTAAGCATTGGCGCTGATAGTAAATTGACTAATACCATAATAGGTCCACATGCTTCTATTGGGTCGAATACATCTATCACCCAATCGGTAGTACGCGATTGTATTATCGGTTCATTTTCTAATTTGCACGAAGTTGTTTTGGATAACTCTCTTATCGGTAATGATGCCAGTGTAAAAGGACTTAGTAGAAATTTGAATATTGGCGATAATACAGAAATTGACTTTGGCTAG
- the epsC gene encoding serine O-acetyltransferase EpsC, translated as MEESFNKHILGKQQKVEAVPPNEIIASWATKVLRLLYPEQSKKHYTTIADIEAAFVQLEENLIEILNQTKACTHCNNETVAKEFFQKIPELYDTLNKDASAILNGDPASKSEFEVIRAYPGFQAISFYRVAHQLLQLNVPLLPRILTEYAHSHTGIDIHPAAQIGEYFFIDHGTGIVIGETTIIGHHVKLYQGVTLGAMSVAKEMVDVKRHPTVEDHVVIYSSATILGGDTIIGHHSIIGGNVWLTKTVPPNSTVYHKPLIEVIENKIIQ; from the coding sequence ATGGAAGAATCTTTTAATAAACATATCTTGGGGAAACAGCAGAAAGTGGAAGCCGTACCGCCCAACGAAATCATTGCCTCCTGGGCTACAAAAGTTTTACGATTATTATATCCTGAGCAATCTAAAAAACATTATACTACTATTGCAGATATTGAAGCTGCGTTTGTGCAATTAGAAGAAAACTTAATAGAAATATTAAACCAAACTAAGGCTTGTACACACTGTAACAATGAAACAGTCGCTAAAGAATTTTTTCAAAAGATCCCTGAATTATACGATACCCTGAATAAAGATGCCTCCGCAATTTTGAATGGAGATCCTGCATCAAAAAGCGAATTTGAAGTGATACGTGCTTATCCGGGTTTTCAAGCAATTTCTTTTTATCGTGTAGCGCATCAGTTGTTACAATTAAATGTACCATTATTACCACGCATTCTTACGGAATATGCTCATTCACATACAGGTATCGACATTCATCCGGCTGCACAAATTGGCGAATACTTCTTTATTGACCATGGAACCGGAATCGTCATTGGTGAAACAACTATTATTGGTCATCACGTAAAACTGTATCAAGGCGTTACCCTAGGTGCAATGAGTGTAGCTAAGGAGATGGTAGATGTGAAACGACATCCAACCGTCGAAGACCATGTGGTTATTTATTCCAGCGCAACTATTTTAGGAGGTGATACAATCATTGGTCATCACAGTATTATTGGGGGTAATGTATGGCTCACCAAAACTGTCCCTCCCAATTCTACAGTTTATCACAAACCATTGATCGAAGTAATAGAAAATAAAATAATACAATAA
- a CDS encoding DUF4294 domain-containing protein, whose amino-acid sequence MGPNDTIRVELTITDDGFKVPTSELTPLYLFTRMNAKWRRYYEAWNRLKNAVYVTYPYAKAASRIIQEINGELVGVTNRRKRKAIIKAHEKDLRQQFTSKLRNLSVYQGKVLMKLICRETGNNCYEILDEYKGDFNAVLYQGVARLFGSSLKQTYDPNGEDQSIEILTRQAAMYYGY is encoded by the coding sequence TTGGGTCCAAACGATACTATTCGAGTAGAACTTACAATAACCGATGATGGGTTTAAAGTACCCACCAGTGAGTTGACTCCACTTTATTTATTTACCAGAATGAATGCTAAATGGAGGAGGTATTATGAAGCTTGGAATAGGTTGAAGAATGCGGTATATGTTACTTATCCATACGCTAAAGCAGCATCCCGCATAATTCAAGAAATCAATGGAGAATTGGTAGGTGTTACCAACAGACGCAAACGGAAAGCTATAATTAAGGCCCACGAAAAAGATCTCAGACAACAGTTTACAAGCAAATTACGCAACCTTTCAGTTTATCAAGGTAAGGTGTTGATGAAATTAATTTGCCGGGAAACCGGAAATAATTGCTACGAGATTTTAGATGAATACAAAGGCGACTTTAATGCCGTTCTATATCAAGGTGTTGCGCGTTTGTTTGGATCCAGTCTTAAACAAACTTATGACCCCAATGGCGAAGATCAATCAATAGAAATACTTACCAGGCAAGCTGCTATGTACTACGGTTATTAA
- the cysM gene encoding cysteine synthase CysM: MATILDFIGKTPLIELKKLNPNPQVKIFAKLEGNNPGGSIKDRAAFNMIDSAMKRGDIQSGTRLIEATSGNTGIALAMIAQTLNLEIELVMPANSTRERTLTMEAYGAKVTLLESIEACRDYAENKSEKEGYFLLNQFANPDNYLAHYKTTGPEIWEETGEKITHFVSSMGTTGTIMGVSKYLKEQDSSVQIIGCQPTEGSSIPGIRRWPKEYLPKIFDPNRVDRIMDVSQEEATTTTRALAKNEALFVGMSSGGAAAAALRLAKELTSGMIVFIVCDRGDRYLSSDLFG, translated from the coding sequence ATGGCTACGATATTAGATTTTATAGGCAAAACGCCCTTAATAGAACTAAAGAAATTAAACCCGAATCCGCAGGTAAAAATATTTGCGAAATTAGAAGGCAACAATCCAGGGGGAAGCATTAAAGACCGTGCAGCATTTAATATGATTGATAGCGCGATGAAACGTGGAGATATTCAATCTGGCACAAGATTAATAGAAGCAACAAGTGGTAACACCGGTATTGCCTTAGCAATGATTGCTCAAACACTCAATCTAGAAATTGAACTGGTAATGCCTGCAAATTCTACTCGCGAACGTACACTTACAATGGAGGCTTATGGAGCTAAAGTAACATTGTTAGAAAGTATTGAAGCTTGCAGAGATTATGCTGAAAATAAAAGTGAAAAAGAAGGTTATTTTCTATTAAATCAATTTGCCAATCCTGATAATTATCTAGCACATTACAAAACCACCGGTCCTGAAATATGGGAAGAAACGGGAGAGAAAATTACTCATTTTGTAAGCTCCATGGGGACTACCGGAACGATCATGGGTGTATCAAAATATTTAAAAGAACAAGATTCATCAGTACAGATTATAGGTTGTCAACCTACAGAAGGCTCATCTATACCGGGTATCCGTCGTTGGCCAAAAGAATATTTGCCTAAAATATTTGATCCCAATAGAGTGGACCGCATCATGGATGTTTCACAAGAAGAGGCCACAACAACGACAAGGGCTCTTGCAAAAAATGAAGCACTTTTTGTAGGCATGAGTAGTGGAGGCGCGGCGGCGGCTGCTTTGCGTCTGGCAAAGGAATTGACTTCAGGCATGATCGTATTTATTGTTTGCGACCGTGGCGATCGTTATTTAAGCAGTGATTTATTTGGGTAA
- the bshB1 gene encoding bacillithiol biosynthesis deacetylase BshB1: MKVDILAFGVHPDDVELGCGGAIISSIKQGKKVAVVDLTRGELGTRGTAETRDAEAAAAANILNLSARENLQMEDGFFEINESNLLKVISVIRKYQPEVLICNAPADRHPDHGRSAKLVLDACFLSGLLKIETTFEEKLQEAWRPKLVFQYIQDELLKPDFIFDITNTYEQKTASILSYKTQFNATDNGPQTYISSPQFLKIVEARAIEFGKRIGVAYGEGYITQKSLGIDSFDKFIAK, translated from the coding sequence ATGAAAGTTGATATATTGGCTTTTGGAGTACATCCTGATGATGTGGAATTGGGTTGTGGTGGTGCGATAATTTCTTCGATAAAACAAGGCAAGAAAGTTGCTGTAGTCGACCTCACACGAGGTGAATTAGGCACAAGAGGGACAGCAGAAACCCGTGATGCAGAAGCAGCAGCAGCAGCAAATATTTTGAATTTAAGTGCCCGGGAAAATTTGCAAATGGAAGATGGTTTCTTTGAAATAAATGAGAGCAATCTTTTAAAGGTTATTTCTGTTATAAGAAAATATCAGCCCGAAGTACTTATATGTAATGCACCGGCAGACAGGCATCCGGATCATGGAAGAAGTGCAAAACTAGTGTTAGATGCATGTTTTTTATCGGGTCTCTTGAAAATCGAAACAACCTTCGAAGAAAAATTGCAAGAAGCTTGGAGGCCTAAACTAGTATTTCAGTATATCCAAGATGAGCTCTTGAAGCCTGATTTTATTTTTGATATAACGAACACGTACGAGCAAAAAACTGCATCTATATTAAGTTATAAAACACAATTTAATGCTACGGATAATGGACCTCAGACTTATATTTCTTCACCACAGTTTCTGAAAATCGTTGAAGCAAGAGCAATTGAGTTTGGTAAAAGAATTGGCGTTGCGTACGGAGAAGGATATATAACTCAAAAATCATTGGGTATTGATTCGTTTGATAAATTTATTGCGAAATAA
- a CDS encoding aminotransferase class IV, producing the protein MPLIKGHEQRFVKTQMAAWGKIIYPSLEKIIRNKKVVLKNEIPYKCRVVYDSENIEISFTTYQKRAISILVLKECNDIEYHFKYENREELNFLAKDLQPGEEVLIVKNNLITETSFTNIALWNGKEWHTPKRPLLHGVQRSKLLLDKIISEKNISVQDLTFYQKIRLFNALVNWGEAWELSTKQIRTSSL; encoded by the coding sequence ATGCCTTTGATAAAAGGACATGAGCAACGCTTTGTGAAAACCCAAATGGCAGCTTGGGGGAAAATCATTTATCCTTCCTTGGAAAAAATAATACGAAATAAGAAAGTTGTTTTAAAAAATGAAATACCCTATAAGTGCCGTGTAGTATATGATTCAGAGAATATAGAAATCTCGTTTACGACTTACCAAAAAAGAGCAATAAGCATTTTAGTATTGAAAGAATGTAATGATATAGAATATCATTTCAAGTATGAAAATCGAGAGGAATTAAATTTCTTAGCTAAAGATTTGCAACCCGGTGAAGAGGTTTTAATCGTAAAAAATAATTTAATTACCGAGACATCTTTCACCAATATTGCTTTATGGAATGGCAAAGAATGGCATACACCCAAAAGGCCATTACTACATGGTGTACAAAGAAGTAAATTACTCTTAGATAAGATAATTTCAGAAAAAAACATTTCTGTTCAAGACCTCACATTTTATCAAAAAATCAGATTGTTTAATGCGCTTGTAAATTGGGGCGAAGCCTGGGAATTAAGTACAAAACAGATTCGGACTTCCTCATTATGA